A segment of the Nitrosopumilaceae archaeon genome:
CTAGACTCTGGTGGAAAGATTCTCAACTTTACTGATCTAATAAAAATCTATCCAACAGGAAAAGGAGTGATAATAATTGGCTAAACAACAAACCCATACAAAGACTGAAGTCAAACAAATTCAGAACATCATAGTGGATGGAACAAACATGATTGCAGGAAGACTGTGTTCACATGTAGCAAAACTATTGATTGATGGAAATCGAGTATCAATTGTAAACACTGAGAATGTCATGTTAAGCGGTGACAGAGATGCTATCATAAAATCATACAGGAAATTTTTAGAGATTGCAAGTATTAATAATCCAAAGTTTGGACCATTTCATCCAAGAAGACCAGATACCATGATAACCAAGATGGTAAGGGGTATGTTACCAAAAAAACCATCAGGAAAAACTGCATTCAAAAGACTAAGAGCATACTTGGGAGTACCAAATGAGCTTAAATCAATGACAACTACACAATTTGAAGATTCAAAGATTAGAAAAGCTTCTCCATACTATACCAGCATGGGAGATCTTGGAAAATTAGTGGGATGGCATGAATAATGGTTACTAGAATAGAAAGTTATTTTGCATCAAGAAAATCTGCAAGAGCACATGTTCACATTGCAAAAGGAGCAGGCATGGTTAGAGTAAACAATATTCCAGTAGAAATAGTTCAACAAGAAACTGCAAGAGAAATAATGCTTGCACCATTAGAGGTTGCTGGAGATTTGAGAGATAAAATTGATCTTTTCGTGCGAGTAAGCGGTGGCGGTTTTATGGGACAAGCCTATGCATCTTCTGTAGCCATATCAAGAGCAATGACAGGTTGGACAAAATCAAAGAAAGAACCAAAGGATCATCCATTTACAAAAACAATTCGCGAGGATCTTAAAAAACGCCTTACTGATTTTGATAAACATCTTCTAAGCGGTGACGATAGGAGAAAAGAACCCAAGAAGTTTGGTGGGCCTAGTGCTAGAAGAAGAAAACAGAAATCATACAGGTAAGATTTGAAAGCTGTAATTTTGACCTATATACATGGTAGAAGTGGTAAGTTGTTTACTGATTATTTCCCAAAGGCAATCAATAAAATGAAGACCTAAAGTTTGGGTTTAGATTTTTCATACATAGTTATTTTATCTTCGTATTGTAAAGTGACAGCAATATCATCTAGTCCGTCAAGCAGAGTCTTTTTTCTGTGACTTTCTATTTCAAAAGGAATAACAATATCATTAGTTATGGTTTGGTTTAGTAAATCAACTTCAATCTCAGATGAATTATTGAATAATTTCTCTACATTTTGAGAGTCAAGCCTTATTGGTAAAATTCCATTTTTAAAACAATTATTATAAAATATATCTGCAAAAGACGGAGCTATAATTACCCTAAATCCATAATCAAGCAAAGCCCATGCAGCGTGTTCTCTACTAGAACCGCAACCAAAGTTGTCTCTTGTAAGCAATATCTTTGAATCACAATATTTTGAATTATTTAAGACAAAATCTTCTCTTGGTTTATCTCCGTTTTCAAACCTCCAATCATAAAATAAATACTGACCAAACCCAGTTTTTTGCACTAGTTTTAAAAATTGTTTTGGAATTATCTGATCAGTATCTACATTTACCTTATCAAGAGGTGTAACAATGCTTTTTATTTTTTTAAATCGTTCCATGTTAATTCAAATTCAATTCTCTTACATCAATAAAATGTCCTGCTAGTGCAGCAGCTGCTGCCATAATAGGACTGACTAGATGAGTTCTTCCACCTGCACCTTGTCTTCCCTCAAAATTTCTATTTGATGTGCTAGCACATCTCTCTCCAGATGTCAAGATGTCAGGATTCATTCCCAGACACATACTACAACCTGATTCTCTCCATTCAAATCCTGCATCCTTGAAAATTTTGTCTAGTCCTAATTGTTCTGCCTGTTTTTTAACAAGTTGTGAACCTGGTACAACCATTGCACGTACCTTTGATGAGATCTTCTTATCCTTGATTATTTTTGATGCTTCAATCAAATCTTCTAATCTTGAATTCGTACAAGAACCTATGAAGATTCGATCAAGTGAAATGTCTGTGATTTGCATTCCTGGCTTGAGACCCATGTATTGTAATGCTTTATGTGCTGCCTTTTCTTCATCAGGATTTCCTTTAGAATACTCTTCTGGAAACGGCACAGTTCCTGTTACATCAGTAGTCATTGCAGGATTTGTTCCCCATGATACTTGTGGCGATATCTTGTCAGCGTGTAATGTAAAGCTTTTATCAAAATGTGCTCCTGCATCACTTTTTAGATTTTCATGCCAATAATCTACAAGTTCATCGTAATTTTTTGGAACATATTTCTTTCCTCGTAAGAACTCGAATGTTTTTTCGTCAGGAGCAATAAGACCAGCTCTTGCACCTGCTTCAATAGACATGTTACAAATTGTCATTCTTTGTTCCATCGTAAGATCTGATATTGTTTCTCCTCTATACTCTATTATTGTGCCAGTTCCGCCAGCTGTTCCTATCTGTCGTATAATAGAAAGTATGATATCTTTTGCAGTAACAGCATGTGGGTTTTTTCTCTTGCCTTCTATTTTGATCTCAAAAGTTGTCGGTTTTTCCATCCAGATACATTGAGTAGCCAAGACATGTTCCACATCACTTGTTCCTATCCCAAATGCTAATGCACCAAAGGCGCCATGTGTAGAAGTATGGCTGTCTCCACAAACAATTGTGGTGCCAGGCAATGTTATACCAAGCTCTGGACCAATAACATGTACTATTCCTTGATTCGGACTATGAATATCAAATAATTCAATTCCAAAATCTTTACAGTTTTTTTCCAATACTTGGATTTGCCTTGAAGAGATCTGATCTACAATTGGTAACGACCTGTCAGTTGTTGGAACATTGTGATCCATTGTAGCAAATGTGAGGTCGGTTCTTCTTACCATTCGTTTATTCATTCTCAATCCATCAAAAGCCTGCGGCGATGTTACTTCATGAATAAGATGCCTATCTACATAAAGTAGGGAAGGTCCATTATCCTGCTCTAATACGATATGAGAATTCCAAATCTTTTCAGCTAGTGTTCTTGACATTATACAGAGATTCTTTGCAGACGCAAGATATAATGGTATAAAAAATCTTGATCTTGATTAACTGAAATTTAGATTCAAACTTTGAATTTTTCTGATTATTTCATCATGATTTGCTTCAGATTCGGTAGAGAATATTAATAAACCATCGTCTAAGAAAAGTGTGATAAGTTTTACTTTTTCTTTTGAGGTAATCATCCAATTTGTCTTGCCTAAAGTACTATCAAACATATTTTCCATATTTGCCTTCACCGAAGCTTGATAGTGAGCCATATTATCCAATTCCTCATTAAGCAAAGGCGTTTTGTTTTCACGTCTCACAAATGAATGCAGTTTACGATTTTTTATTTTCCCTACAAATCTAATAGAATCATCTAGCTTTAAAACTTCTGTTAATTTGACAGTATCTGTATTTATGTAATTTTGTGTCAATTACTTTATGGATAAAAAAATCCGTCATAAATAGTATTTCTTGATCTTTTGAATATAGAATAACAAAGAAAAATTTGAAATAGCATCTTTTATGGTTTGTAATTGAACAATCCACCTGCAGCAACAATCTTTCCAATTAATTCAGGAAAAGGCTTCATTGGATAAATCCTGCTTTTGGTTAGATTTTTTATTTCATTTTTTGTAATGTCAATCTCCAGGGTATCACTTTGTGAAATATCCTTGTATGCATTTTCGTCAATTTCTATTGGCAGCAAAAATGCACCATCAACTGCATTTCTGTAAAATATTCTTGCAAACGACAAAGCCAGAACTGCTTTTATTCCTGAATACGAAAGTGCTATTGGAGCATGTTCTCTTGATGAACCGCACCCAAAATTGCGACCTGCAAGTATAAAATCACCTTCTTTTACTTTAGAGTGAAAGTCTTTATCCAAGCCTTCCATTGCGTGTTTTGCAAGTTCCTTATAATCATGAATCTTAAGATAAGGACCTGGAAGGATTACATCCGTATCGATGTTGTCTTTTTCATATTTTATTACAGAACCTTTCATTTCAAATCCCTCGGATCGGTTATCTTTCCAGTGACAGCTGATGCTGCTGCAACAAGCGGTGATGCAAGATATGTTTTTGATTCTAAATGTCCCATTCTTCCTGGAAAATTACGATTTGTGGTACTGATGCAAACCTCGTCTTTTGCTAGGACTCCCATGTGCGCTCCACAACAAGCACCACAAGTTGGTGGACCAATCATCACTCCAGCATCCATAAAAATTTTAAGGAGTCCTTCGTCCATTGCCTTTTTGAAGATTGAAATTGCAGCTGGCAAGATCTCGGTTCTAATTTTTACATGTCTTCCTTTGAGAATCTTTGCTACTGCTCTTAGGTCTTCAAGCTTGGCACCAGTACAAGAACCAATGTACGCTTTGTCTAGCTCAATTGAGGACAAATCCCGTGCTACTGAAATATTTTCTGGAGAGAATGGTTTTGCAACAGTTGGTTCAAGTTCAGATGCTTCGTATTCGTATAACTTTTCATATTGTGCGTCCTGGTCTCCATGAACTTCTTTGTATTTTGTTGCACCTCTAGTAGATAAATAATCTCTAAGTTTTTTATCTGGTTCTATGATTCCACTTTTTGCTCCCGCTTCTGTCGTCATGTTTGTTAAAGTAAGACGTTCTTCAACTGACATTTCAGAAACCCCACTACCTCCAAATTGCATTGTTTTGTATGCAGCACCATCATTACCGATATCACCAATAATTTTCAGTATGAAATCTTTTGCCATTACATGATTTGGTAATTTGCCATTTAGCTTAAAGTAAATTGTTGGAGGTATTTTGAACCATATCTTTCCATTTAACAAAACATAGGCAACATCTGTATGACCAAGACCTGCTGCAAATGCACCAAGTGCACCTGTAGTATTAGTATGTGAATCTCCCCCTACATAGACTTCACCTGGTAATACCATTGCCTCTTCATGCGATAACGTATGACATATTCCGTACTGACCCATTCCATACTTGAAGTGTTTTGAAATTCCAAACTCTTTTGTAAAATTTGTAAGAAGTACGATATTTTGAGCAGATATCTTATCAGCAGAAGGAACGAAATGATCCTCTGCAACCCAGACTTTTGATGGATCCCAGAGCTTGTCTATCTTCATACCCTGTTTTTTCAATTTTTCAAATACTGCTATCACTCCAGGTCCAGAAACATCATGAATCATTACCTTGTCTACGTTGACAAAAACGACATCATCAGGAGCTAAACTGGTCTTTCCAGATGCTCTGGCAAGTATCTTTTCTGTTATGTTCATTCCCATTCGATTGAACTGGGCTTTTTTGAAATTAAAAGGTTTGCAGAAGAAAATGAGTTAGATTTTGTCATATACATCATGATGAATATCGCAAACGATTTAATGAAGAACTTTGTTTCTTGAAATTTAATAAGTAGTGATTTAGAGTGTGATTAGTGAAATTCTGGTTATTTTTGATTTTTGTATTATCTTCCTGCATAATTTTATCTGCATATTCTCAACCTAGCATAAAAGACAATGATTTTGTAGTTCAAAAATATGTTTCAGACATTTGTTGTAGTCCAACCACAATGGGTTTTGTAGACAAAAACAATATCCTAGTGTTAGAAAAAACTTCAGGCAATGTTACTCTTATACGAGATGGCGTACAACAAGGACCAATACTTCATGAAAATGTCACAAGCATAGGAGAACAAGGAATGCTTGGAATCACTAATGTTGGAACTAAGGTATATCTTTACTTTACACAATCTTCATTCAATGGAGGACCGCCATTAGGGAAGAGGATTTATAGCTATGATTGGAATGGAAGTGCGCTTATACATAAAACCCTTGTAAAGAATTTTCCACAGACACAAACCTACCATAATGGCGGAGCCATGACTACTGATCTGAATGGCTCTGTATACATTGTTCTTGGAGATGCTGGACAATATGGAAAACTGCAGAATCAGCCAATTGGTGAACCAAATGATACGGGTGTTATTTGGCGTGTTGCTCCTACTGGACCGTATTATGCAATTGGTATTAGAAACAGTTTTGGTTTAACCGTTGATCCTGTAACTGGAAAACTTTGGGATACAGAAAACGGTCCTGACTTTGGCGATGAGGTTAACATTGTACCACCAAACTTTAACAGCGGCTGGGATATCATCCAAGGTCCTGCAAATAAAACCACACTTTACAAGCCTAAAGGAGGGAGTGACCTTACTGGATGGGGTATTATCACGGGGTCTACAAATAAAACTACATTAGCACAACTTCCAAACTATCCAGGATATACTTATCATGATCCACAATTCACTTGGATGAAAACGGTTGCGCCAACAGGAATAGCATTTGTTAATTCTCCGCAATTTGAAAAATATAAAAACAGTGTGTTTGTCGGAGATTGTAACAATGGTAATTTATACAGATTTCAATTAAATGATAACAGAGATGGTTTTGTTTTCAAATCACCTCAACTAGCTGATAAAGTTGTAGGCTGGGGTGACTCCATGGATGAGATAATATTCGGTACAGGATTTGGATGCATGAGTGATGTCATTGCAGGGCCAGATGGTCTATTGTATATTGTTTCATTATCAGATGGTGCAATCTACAGGATAATTCCTAATTCAACAACACAAAATTTTATGTCGAATAACTTTATGCAATATCTGCTTTATTTCCTAATTGTGCCTGCAGTGGTTATTGCTGCCATATACATAAGAAAAGACAAGAAATAATTTAAAAATAATTCAAAATAAAGTATTTTGGTTTTATCATCATTTGTAATCTTAATTTTTTGAATTCCAACAAATTTTGCACATATACCCCTTTATGCCCCATTCTTTTTTTGGGCTGTAACTGATAAAACCAAGTTTGGTACCACATATACTACATAGTTTCTTTGATTCGTTGTCTGACTTTTCCTTTTCATCAAAACAAGTTTTGCAAAGCCAGCCTTTTACATCCCATTCCTTTTTTGATTTCCACAAGCTAAATGATCCTGGTTTTGCACCACATACAACACATTTGTTTTCATCAGTTTTTTCATAGTGTTTTTTCATTACATCCACATAACAATCGGCACATAGTGGACCTTCAACATTCCAATTACGCTTTGGTTTATGTTTATGAAAAATACCCTTGTTGCATATAGTACAAAATTCTTCTTTTTTGGCGAATAATCCCACGATATTAAATTAATTTAGTATTACAAAAAGATAACAATCATTCTGATGATTTAGTCCTAAATTTTATTAATTATAGATGTGATCTTCGTGTGTTTGAGAAAATCAATTTTACTTGGATTATCTGTATTGATCGTAATTCCACTTTATTGTTCCGCATGGGCTACAACAGATCTCAGCACATTGGGTAGTCCATATGTTACAATTACTCCTTCATCAGGTCCACCTGGCACAATGATTACTATTACAGTATCACATCTTCCTGATATTTCAAAGGAAACGTATCCGTATCCTGATCTTTACATCTACCTACCATTCTCAAAACCATTTGGAGCGACAGTACAGAGTCATTGTGAAGGAGAAGATTGTTTTCCAATTTATACATATGATGACGCATTGAAACAAAACTTTGAAAACAGAACTATAACATTTACATTATTTAGTACAAATAATCCAAATCCTATCTTTCTTAATGGTTACGAAAATTCTATCTGCGATGTTATTCTAAATGGAAAGATAATACAAAGATACTCTACGTTATGTAATACAAAAGACGAACCAACAGGTACATATCAAATCAGATTTGTTTGGTTACTTGAAACTAATTTGGAACAAAGATATACTGCAAAAACTGTCCAGTTTACTGTCACTCCTGGATCTCCATCAATTCCACCACCGGTTGCTGAGAACGGCAATATTGTAATAAAGGAATATCAGAGTGGAGTGATTAACGGTGCAGAATTTGAAAATAAACTCAGGGCACTTGGGTGGAATGATGAACAGATAAGACAAGCATTGGCCATCATAGGAAAGCTTCCACATCAAACTGGTGGCTCTGGTCCAGATCATACGTCAAATGTTCTTCAACAAGTGAATATTTCTCAGAATAATATTGAAAAACCAAGTTCTGGGATGATTGAAAACAATACAAGGTCGTCTGAATCAACAACTGTACAAACTCATACTATCGTAAATGATGCTGAACAGAATAGCTTATCTTATACACCACAACAGATCATCTCACAACCTATACCTTCACATAGTTCAACTTGGAATAATGTTGCAATCACAATAGCTATTGGTACAGCTGGAGTTGTTGGTAGCATAATCTTTGTTATGAAAAAGACAAGGAAAGATATTCAATAGGCATTGCAAAACGCTAAAAAGTAAAGGTGAATAAATCGCATCATGTCTCTTTCTGTTTATCCTATAAAATCAGAGGTAAAAACAGAAGCCTTTGATCTCTTTGAATCCTTGATTAGTTCTTTGCAAAGAACCAAGATCATGGTGGAAAATGGAGACGTAATCATAATTTCAAGCAAGTTTGTTGCAAATTCTCAAGATAGGGTTATTGATTATGAATATGTTGTCCCATCTGAGGAATCCAGATCCCTTGGTAAAAAATTTCAAATCAATCCCAAGATTGCAGAAATCATACTGCGAGAATCTGATACTATTTTTGGCGGCGTACCTGGATTTGTAATTACATCATCTGATAACATCATGGCCCCAAATGCAGGAATTGACAAATCAAATGCACAAAAAGGAAAGATAATTCTGTATCCCATAGATGCATATCGTGTTGCAGAACAACTGCGACGAAAAATTTTCTTAAAATATTCGATACATGTTGGTGTTATAATTATAGACAGTAGGTTAATGCCTGCAAGAGTTGGTACAGTTGGTGTTGCCATTGCATGTACAGGAATAGAACCATTATCTGACATACGGGGTCAAAAAGATCTTTTTGGAAATCCGCTTAAAGTTACATTTCAGGCAGTAGCTGATAACCTTTCATCAATAGCAAATCTCAAGATGGGTGAGGGCTCTGATGCCATCCCATTTTGCATAATAAAAAACTCAGAGGCACAAATAACAGATAGGAAAATAAGCCAGCATGAGATGACCATCTCATATGACCAGTGTGTCTACGTTCGTGGACTAGGAACGAAAAACTAGAACAGTCATACTTTTAATAGAGGTCAGATGGAGGTGGAGCTATGATGGTAGAGTTTCTGACTAAATATCCAAAGACGGTATCCCTACTTAACGGTAAGAGAGAAAAGATATCAGTAGACAAGAAGGGTGTAGAACAGCTAACTATAGTTGTCAAGAATAGTGTTGATGAGTTATTGAAGATATTTTCACATGAAGGCTTTACCCATGTCAAATTTGAACACAAACAGCCATTGCAGATAGGACATGGTCTTTCATTAAAATTGAAAAAACCATGGGAGATGCATGTAAGACTACTTGAGATGAAAAAGGGATTAGTTGCCATTCAGGCAGAAGTTGAGGTCTCAAGAGATTATTTGCAGCACCTGTTTTGCCAAAGAACTCCAGTCTTTTATGAAGTTGAGATGCTACTAAAAAAACACCAAATAGAATACAAGATCTGGAATGAAAGAATAAAGAAATACGTACAGACTGTTTTTGATAATTATAAAATCCAACTCAAGACGCCTAGTTTTCCAGTCTTTGCTTGGAAGCCAATGGTATTTGTAATTGGGACAATCGGATCTATTTATCTTATAAAATACCTGCTTACAATCTAGAACCTTTAATTAGATTTTTTCATTAATAAAAATAATGAATTCCAAGCTTGTAGCATCACTAAAATATTATGGGATTTCACCTTGGGAACTGGAAGTACTTTATGGGTTGTTAAATGGCATGTTTAGAGTAGAAGAACATCCCATTCCCCAACAATACGAAGACTATACTACTATGTTAGATATCGCTTTTCCATTGGAATTCAATGAAGCATTTTTCAAATGGTTTGGAAATGCAAGATGGGACAAAACAAAAGGATTACTAAAAGAGCTAAAAAGACGTAGGGGAAACGGACGGACACTGCAAACTTTCATTCGATTTGTTGGCAATCCAAACATAAATTTTGTCGTGGATTTACAGGAGAACACTTGGTTTAACAATGCAATTGATAAAATAGATTTTGTTTTGGAGCTTCTTCCGTTCCAGCTTGATCCAAGAAAAATTCCTCAAAATATCAGTGATGTGATTTATGAATTTGATGAGACAATAGGAAAGTGGAATGTACATACTTCAGATTCAAATGATACGACATATGTTTTTTCAAAAAATGAATGGAAACTTACTTGATTTCTTTTTCTAATGGTTCTAACATAGATTGTAGTTCTTGGTATTTTTTTTCCAAAAATTCGAGGGCTTCTTCTAGTTTTTTTGATTTGCCATATTTGTAACGGATCATTTCTCTATGACGCCAAAAGTTTTTTCCTTCCCCAACTGACATTGTACTAAAATAATCTGTTCCTTTCATTGTGTCTGGAATTTTTATATTATAAGGGAAAAGATATTCTGCCATGAACCACTCGTCTCCATCAGGATAGTCACCACCTGTATCAATATCAAAAAAAAGATGCAATAGATGTGATTGCATAAGACCTTCGTCATGAATTGTTGGATGCTTGATGTTTGATTTTTTGAAATCAAGATTCAGAAGACTTGGCTCAAAGTAGCCCTTGATTATAGATTTTCGAAATACCTTGTTTACTTCTGATATATTCAACGATAAAATACTCTCAAACTCAACATGCTAATAACTTATTTCGTTCTTGATGCCTACTATCTCCCTTGTGTAGTGCGACTAAACATACCTAGATTGTCTACAGTACCATTCATAATAAAATATAAAAAAATAAAAATTTACTGATGGTTTCTAGAAAAATTTTCCTGAAGTAATCAAGTCTTTGATTTTTTTGTCCAGATTGAATAATTTTTAGATTTGTAGTGAGTCCAACATTTTTGAGATGTCTGTGATTGGTTTACCGTTAGATGTAATTTCCTGAGCAGATGGAGGATTCTCAAGATAGTTTGGAATCCTGTCCGCAATTCTTTGATCATATGGAGCAATAAGCTCATTTTGATAGAATATGCCTGTTGGTATTTTTTCACACCATTCATTTGATTTGATTAATGCCTGCGTCAGCTTTTCATTTTCTTCTTCTTGTGAATCAATATGCACAATAGGATCATAGTTTGTGTCTTCAAGCTTGTATATTCTTGACTGTGGTTTTTTTGTCATCTCGTTGATATTATCCATTCCTGAAAACCAATCTCTTGTGTTGATGTCGTTGTATGTTGGACATGGTTGAAGGACATCCAAAAATGCCAATCCTCTATGTTTTACTGCAGCAATAATCAAATCTTTTAGTTGTCTTACATCATAAGCATATCCTCGTGCAACAAATGTAAAGCCGCTGGCAATTGCAAGTGCTATTGGATTTACAGCTTGGTTAACATTAGGTTCCGGAAGTGATTTTGTTTTCAACCCTAGCTTCAAAGTTGGAGAGGCTTGTCCTTTTGTCAAGCCATACACTCCATTATTGAAGATGATGTATGTCATGTCAACATTTCTTCTGCCAGCTGCAACAAAGTGTCCAGCTCCAATTCCCAATCCATCCCCATCTCCTCCTGCTGCAATAATTGTCATCTCAGGATTTGCAAGCTTGGCACCCTGTGCAAATGTCATGACTCGTCCATGCAAAGTATGTATTCCATAGACATTTACAAAATGAGATGTTTTTCCTGAACAACCAACTCCTGAAAAAATAGCAGCCTTGTCTCTTGGAACTTCCATTTCTGCTAGTGCCATTTGTATTGCATTTACAATCCCGAAGTCTCCACACCCAGGGCACCAGTCATTGTGGACCTCTGTCTTGTAATCTGATAAATTAGACACCATATGTTAACACCTGTCTTTTTTCTGCCTTGTCTTGTAATATTTTTTTTAATGAATCATAAATTTCAGTACAAGTCATTGATCTTCCAGTATATTTTACGATATAATAATCGACTTTTTGATCCAAGTGTTCGTTTAGTAAAGAGCCAAGCTGTGCAGTGTGGTTTGACTCTATGTCTATGATTGTTTTTGATCCTTTTATCAAAGATTTGATGTAATCAGTTGGAAATGGCTGTAATAACTTGATCTGGATAAAGCCTATTGCAAGTCCTTCTTTTTTTAGCATATCAATTGCATCTAAAATTGGTCCTTTGGTGGAACCCCAACTTATTATACAGAATTCTGAAACACCATAGTTTGTAGCTTGGTCTTCCTTTGGTATCGTTTTTAGAGCAAACTCTAGCTTTGTAGCACGCTTGTCCATCTTGAAAATTCTGTTTTCAGGATCTTCTGATATATGACCATATTCATCACTCTCATCACCAGTGTTCCAAAACATTCCCTTTTCCAGTCCAAGTCTTGAGCGTGGTGATAGTCCGTCAGGAGAGGAAGCAAATCTTTTGTAATCTTCTGATTCAATTTTTTCTAAAAGCTTGCCACGTTCAATTGTAATCTTTTTTGGATCAAATCTTTTTACGGTTGCAACTGTACTTGCAATGAATTTGTCCATCAGATGTATAACCGGCATCTGAAAAGTTTCTGCAAAATTGAAACATTTTGCAGTATCATAGAATCCTTCTTCCATATCCCCCGAGGCATAAACAATTCTTGGAAAATCTCCATGCCCTGCATGTATTGCAGATTGTAAATCATCCTGACCATGTCTTGTTGGTAGACCTGTTGATGGTCCGCTTCTTTGGTATAGTGTCACTACAATTGGCACTTCGTTTATTCCAGCCCATCCAAGAGCTTCAGACATTAAGGAAAATCCTGGACCTGATGTACATGTTGCAGCGCGTGTTCCAGTAAGTGCTGCACCAATTGTCATCCCAA
Coding sequences within it:
- a CDS encoding 2-oxoacid:ferredoxin oxidoreductase subunit beta, coding for MVSNLSDYKTEVHNDWCPGCGDFGIVNAIQMALAEMEVPRDKAAIFSGVGCSGKTSHFVNVYGIHTLHGRVMTFAQGAKLANPEMTIIAAGGDGDGLGIGAGHFVAAGRRNVDMTYIIFNNGVYGLTKGQASPTLKLGLKTKSLPEPNVNQAVNPIALAIASGFTFVARGYAYDVRQLKDLIIAAVKHRGLAFLDVLQPCPTYNDINTRDWFSGMDNINEMTKKPQSRIYKLEDTNYDPIVHIDSQEEENEKLTQALIKSNEWCEKIPTGIFYQNELIAPYDQRIADRIPNYLENPPSAQEITSNGKPITDISKMLDSLQI
- a CDS encoding 2-oxoacid:ferredoxin oxidoreductase subunit alpha encodes the protein MSSIDLTWVIGGPQGGGVETAANIFAGACAASGLKIFGKREYYSNIKGEHSYFGVRVSDKTIRSNVNGVTMLAAFDAETIFRHADDVFNDGAIVYESDLAPMKIEEVSTLDHDFKKRLVKYLTSKNKSLTILGALDAAKERGVQLYPVSFKTILSNLADEMQNPKLRGMFRMLNVLAVSVSLGILSLPSDTLLKSVESIFSKKSQIAEMNKHAANYAYNFATAKYPKYKYQLSSIQKEPDTIMLQGFQSTGLGKIASGCRFQSYYPITPASDESVFMESNETFDVKNNRPGSTMIVQTEDEISAIGMTIGAALTGTRAATCTSGPGFSLMSEALGWAGINEVPIVVTLYQRSGPSTGLPTRHGQDDLQSAIHAGHGDFPRIVYASGDMEEGFYDTAKCFNFAETFQMPVIHLMDKFIASTVATVKRFDPKKITIERGKLLEKIESEDYKRFASSPDGLSPRSRLGLEKGMFWNTGDESDEYGHISEDPENRIFKMDKRATKLEFALKTIPKEDQATNYGVSEFCIISWGSTKGPILDAIDMLKKEGLAIGFIQIKLLQPFPTDYIKSLIKGSKTIIDIESNHTAQLGSLLNEHLDQKVDYYIVKYTGRSMTCTEIYDSLKKILQDKAEKRQVLTYGV